Proteins encoded together in one Nocardioides marinisabuli window:
- a CDS encoding ABC transporter substrate-binding protein gives MRPQRIVSLLPSTTEVLFGLGVGDQVVGVTFECDHPAEARERRIVSSTTMPEGLAPAEIDAYVAAAAAAGEDLYRLDAGALADLDPELVLTQDLCAVCAVDVGTVDEALAHLGCRAEVLSFDPHTLAEIRESVLRIGAAVGRPAEAEVLAARLDLPVPATRDGARRPRVVVLEWTDPPYAPGHWIPEMVEAAGAECALGTAGAKSVRVTWDDVHAARPDLVVVAPCGYDRRRRPGAGRPAGRRGPAAGGCRGARRRRQRPLGPPGATGGRRGRRPARRARGPEPARLSGPAGPRCYCSPRIARAGSSRPAITSTMSTVCRVSTTSCTR, from the coding sequence ATGCGGCCACAGCGGATCGTCTCCCTCCTGCCCTCGACCACCGAGGTCCTCTTCGGGCTCGGCGTCGGCGACCAGGTCGTCGGCGTGACCTTCGAGTGCGACCACCCCGCCGAGGCACGCGAGCGCCGGATCGTCTCGTCGACCACGATGCCCGAGGGCCTGGCCCCCGCCGAGATCGACGCGTACGTCGCCGCTGCCGCCGCCGCGGGCGAGGACCTCTATCGGCTCGACGCGGGCGCCCTGGCCGACCTCGACCCCGAGCTGGTGCTGACCCAGGACCTCTGCGCGGTGTGCGCGGTCGACGTCGGCACCGTCGACGAGGCGCTGGCCCACCTGGGCTGCCGCGCCGAGGTGCTCTCCTTCGACCCGCACACCCTCGCCGAGATCCGCGAGAGCGTGCTGCGCATCGGGGCGGCCGTGGGCCGGCCCGCCGAGGCCGAGGTGCTGGCCGCCCGGCTCGACCTGCCCGTGCCGGCGACCCGCGACGGCGCCCGCCGCCCCCGCGTGGTGGTGCTGGAGTGGACCGACCCGCCGTACGCGCCCGGGCACTGGATCCCCGAGATGGTCGAGGCGGCCGGTGCCGAGTGCGCGCTCGGCACCGCCGGCGCGAAGTCGGTGCGGGTCACCTGGGACGACGTGCACGCCGCGCGCCCCGACCTGGTCGTGGTCGCGCCCTGCGGCTACGACCGCCGCCGCCGCCCAGGAGCAGGCCGACCGGCTGGTCGCCGAGGCCCTGCTGCCGGCGGGTGTCGCGGTGCACGCCGTCGACGCCAACGCCCACTGGGCCCGCCCGGGGCCACGGGTGGCCGACGGGGTCGCCGACCTGCGCGCCGCGCTCGAGGCCCAGAGCCTGCTCGGCTGAGCGGCCCTGCCGGCCCGCGCTGCTACTGCAGCCCGCGGATCGCCCGCGCCGGCAGCAGCCGGCCCGCGATCACGTCGACCATGTCGACGGTCTGCCGCGTCTCGACCACCTCGTGCACCCGGTAG
- a CDS encoding pyridoxamine 5'-phosphate oxidase, which translates to MSIPVAVDELAEALAPFADAFLMTTDPSTVPARVKVVSVRPVLDDGVLVVTAPGRGSLANAGANPVVTVLWPPVEEGGMSLIVDGDAEVRNGGLRVRPTGGVLHRPAGEGHGA; encoded by the coding sequence ATGAGCATCCCCGTGGCGGTCGACGAGCTCGCCGAGGCGCTGGCGCCCTTCGCCGACGCGTTCCTGATGACCACCGACCCCTCGACCGTCCCGGCGCGGGTCAAGGTGGTCTCCGTGCGCCCGGTGCTCGACGACGGCGTGCTGGTGGTGACGGCGCCGGGGCGCGGGTCGCTGGCCAACGCCGGGGCGAACCCCGTGGTCACCGTCCTGTGGCCTCCGGTCGAGGAGGGCGGGATGTCGCTGATCGTCGACGGCGACGCCGAGGTGCGCAACGGTGGGCTGCGGGTGCGCCCGACGGGCGGGGTGCTGCACCGACCGGCCGGGGAGGGCCACGGCGCATGA
- a CDS encoding DUF1949 domain-containing protein, which translates to MRAALEAAGTRERRLLREVGLEVEHAEAGRVEGELRSRGVELLDVQWGASVHLVLGVAPSDDAATRALLAEVTAGAAEPVALGERWVDVGGVAGA; encoded by the coding sequence GTGCGCGCCGCGCTCGAGGCGGCCGGCACCCGCGAGCGGCGGCTGCTGCGCGAGGTCGGCCTGGAGGTCGAGCACGCCGAGGCGGGCCGGGTCGAGGGCGAGCTGCGCAGCCGCGGGGTCGAGCTGCTCGACGTGCAGTGGGGTGCCAGCGTGCACCTGGTGCTGGGCGTGGCGCCGAGCGACGACGCCGCGACGCGGGCGCTGCTGGCCGAGGTGACCGCGGGTGCCGCCGAGCCGGTGGCGCTGGGGGAGCGCTGGGTCGACGTCGGCGGGGTCGCGGGCGCCTAG
- a CDS encoding AAA family ATPase: MCGPSGSGKTTYARGLEEEGMVRLSFDSEIWARGITAVPLNPDVRAEIEAGLRARLLELVEQGADVVLDFSFWSRATRDDYRTLLASVGVVPETVYLATTRGTVLARMRARRGSHPDDFVLDEDLVAAYVDHFEVPSPDEGPLTVAREPGPPD, from the coding sequence ATGTGCGGCCCGTCGGGGTCCGGCAAGACCACGTACGCGCGAGGGCTGGAGGAGGAGGGCATGGTCCGGCTCTCCTTCGACAGCGAGATCTGGGCACGCGGGATCACGGCCGTGCCGCTAAACCCGGACGTGCGGGCCGAGATCGAGGCGGGGCTGCGGGCCCGGCTCCTCGAGCTCGTCGAGCAGGGCGCCGACGTCGTGCTCGACTTCTCGTTCTGGTCGCGGGCCACGCGTGACGACTACCGCACGCTGCTCGCGAGCGTCGGTGTCGTCCCCGAGACCGTCTACCTGGCCACGACGCGGGGGACGGTGCTGGCCCGGATGCGGGCACGTCGGGGCAGCCACCCCGACGACTTCGTCCTCGACGAGGACCTCGTCGCCGCGTACGTCGACCACTTCGAGGTCCCCTCGCCGGACGAGGGGCCGCTGACCGTGGCGCGGGAGCCCGGACCGCCCGACTGA
- a CDS encoding VOC family protein: MSAPGPVSSPLWISAFLDLAADEVERGSAFWAQVTGSTLSAVRGERHEFHTLVPPDGDDHLRVQRRDEGPSRVHLDLHVPDQATAAEHAVTLGAEVVRAADEGYVVLRSPGGLEFCFVGHPAETRSRPAVWPTGHRSQVDQLSIDVPARLLEPERGFWRDLTGWPLRRTAYEEFHLLEVPAGQPLQVLLQRLDDDATEVSVHLDLTTDDVGAELERHVALGARVLTRHEHWTVMVDPGGLRYCIAGDPPDDDVPA, from the coding sequence ATGAGCGCTCCGGGTCCGGTGTCGAGCCCGCTGTGGATCAGCGCGTTCCTCGACCTGGCCGCCGACGAGGTGGAGCGCGGCTCGGCCTTCTGGGCGCAGGTGACGGGGTCGACGCTGTCGGCGGTGCGCGGCGAGCGGCACGAGTTCCACACCCTGGTGCCGCCCGACGGGGACGACCACCTGCGGGTGCAGCGCCGCGACGAAGGCCCCTCGCGGGTGCACCTCGACCTGCACGTGCCCGACCAGGCCACGGCGGCGGAGCACGCCGTGACGCTGGGTGCCGAGGTGGTGCGGGCTGCCGACGAGGGGTACGTCGTGCTGCGCTCGCCGGGCGGGCTGGAGTTCTGCTTCGTGGGGCACCCGGCCGAGACCCGCAGCCGTCCTGCGGTGTGGCCCACCGGGCACCGCTCGCAGGTCGACCAGCTCTCGATCGACGTGCCCGCGCGGCTGCTGGAGCCCGAGCGGGGGTTCTGGCGCGACCTGACGGGCTGGCCGCTGCGCCGCACGGCGTACGAGGAGTTCCACCTGCTGGAGGTGCCCGCGGGCCAGCCGCTGCAGGTGCTGCTGCAGCGTCTCGACGACGACGCGACGGAGGTGTCGGTGCACCTCGACCTGACCACCGACGACGTGGGTGCCGAGCTCGAGCGGCACGTGGCGCTGGGGGCGCGGGTGCTGACCCGCCACGAGCACTGGACGGTGATGGTCGACCCCGGCGGGCTGCGCTACTGCATCGCCGGCGATCCGCCCGACGACGACGTGCCCGCATGA
- a CDS encoding sulfite exporter TauE/SafE family protein, producing MEDPTLTVMLLLALAALVAGFVDAVVGGGGLVQLPALLVGLPGASPVQVLATNKLASICGTSVSSVTFYRRVRPDPRTFGPLMLTAFLGSAGGAAVASLIPRSAFEPIVVVVLLLVGAYVVLKPSLGQVTALRFAGHRHTGATAATGFAIGFYDGALGPGTGSFFVFALVGLLGYGFLEASAKSKMANWATNLAALVVFIPQGAVLWEVGLLMGLANLVGGYVGARTAVAKGSRFVRVFFIAVVGAFVVKIGGDVLGVW from the coding sequence GTGGAGGACCCGACCCTGACCGTGATGCTGCTCCTGGCGCTCGCCGCGCTGGTGGCCGGCTTCGTCGACGCGGTCGTCGGGGGAGGCGGGCTGGTCCAGCTGCCGGCGCTGCTGGTGGGGCTGCCGGGCGCGAGCCCGGTGCAGGTCCTGGCCACCAACAAGCTCGCCTCGATCTGCGGCACCAGCGTCAGCAGCGTGACGTTCTACCGCCGGGTGCGCCCCGACCCACGCACGTTCGGGCCGCTGATGCTCACCGCGTTCCTCGGGTCGGCGGGCGGGGCCGCGGTGGCGAGCCTGATCCCGCGCTCGGCCTTCGAGCCGATCGTGGTGGTGGTGCTGCTGCTGGTGGGTGCCTACGTGGTCCTCAAGCCCAGCCTCGGCCAGGTCACCGCGCTGCGCTTCGCGGGGCACCGCCACACCGGTGCGACGGCGGCGACCGGTTTCGCCATCGGCTTCTACGACGGCGCGCTGGGCCCCGGCACCGGCTCGTTCTTCGTCTTCGCGCTCGTCGGGCTGCTCGGCTACGGCTTCCTCGAGGCCTCGGCGAAGTCGAAGATGGCCAACTGGGCCACCAACCTCGCCGCCCTCGTCGTGTTCATCCCCCAGGGTGCGGTGCTGTGGGAGGTCGGCCTCCTGATGGGGCTGGCCAACCTCGTCGGCGGGTACGTCGGGGCGCGCACCGCCGTGGCCAAGGGGTCGCGGTTCGTGCGGGTCTTCTTCATCGCCGTGGTCGGGGCCTTCGTGGTCAAGATCGGCGGCGACGTGCTGGGGGTCTGGTGA